Genomic DNA from Helicoverpa armigera isolate CAAS_96S chromosome 10, ASM3070526v1, whole genome shotgun sequence:
GGGGGCGCGTATTTGTTCAGCAATTTGCGAGGTTGCGACGGACAGAGGATTTATTTCAATGGCTGTTCCTGTGTGGCTGTTAATGGAGAGATCGTTAGTAGGGGACTGCAATTTGCTCTGCATGATGTGGTTAGTATTTCTGTTACTACTGATGAAGCATATATTAAATGTGCCTCTATTTTgcctattattttattgattcttTCTCTTTCTTCTCTCTTCCTCTGAACTTGGAAATTTCATAATTTGGCACCTATATGTGTGCTTGCATCATGTGGCCTGGCTATAATATGATATATAACAGTAATTACATTTCAACTCAAGTGTTCacaatttacatgtttatttcaGGAAGTAGTGACAGCGACGATCGATCTCGAAGACATTCGTTCCTACCGTACACAGATTCGCTCCAGATCTCACTTGGCGGCCTCCAACCCGCCTTTCCCTCGCATCACAGTAGACTTCGCGCTTTCAGATGATGACGACGTGTATCTCACTACTAGTCCGCCTATACAGTGGCAGTATTTGACGCCCGAGGAAGAAATTGAACTAGGTAagtttcatattcatatttatttgcataccataatgttaCAATGATGTTACAAGGGGCCAGGGGCTTAaagctaggtacatattatggaccctgttTAACTACTAATAGTAATACGTATGTTTAAAATTCTAGTTCAGTAGTTAGGGGTATATTTTCAACACATCCCCTAATTTCATCACCAAGTAGATTTGAAGTCTCTTTTCCCTATTGACATCTTGACTACCTACAGTTCTCATGAAGTACCTAACTTGGCTACTAGTGGCTGCTCTAGGTAATATTCCAAATACCTATACGAAACACTAAGGTTCCAGTCAAATAACTTTTTCGCTCTGAAGGCTACCATTTGATGCTTCGCACAAGTACGCAGTCACTATAAGTCGACTTCAGACCAGCAAAGTTATTCGACGAGATGTATTTTTCCCAATCTAAGCTCCATAATTTCAGAAATAATCCATCTATTCCAATTCTCAGGTCCTGCTTGTTGGTTATGGGATTACCTGCGAAGGTCTGGCCAGGGCGGATTCTTCCTACCTTTGAGTGGCGGCGTAGACTCAACCAGTACCGCTTGCATTGTGTTCTCTATGTGCACGCAGATTTGCGACGCGATACAGAAAGGAGGTTTGTAATACTTATATTAGAACTAcaaaattttttaaatgtctgcatttgcatttttcaaaaataaatgcatgTTGATGATGGATGATGATGTATGATGGATGAATGGAAATTGAGATAAACCGATGAGAATACACTTTTAAGGGCccatttttcaatcatcggttaACTGCTATCGGAGGAAGGAGGACCTTTGACATATTCTCCAAACAGAAGCTAtcaaaacaaattcttcagataaaagttatctgatgataGAAAAATCTGCCCTAacattaatttttgtattacaaaatatgATCAATTAGTaaagatacataattattattatttacagaaagtCAAGTATTATACGATGTTCGTAAAATACTATGTCAGTCGGACTACACTCCCTCCGACCCTATGGAACTGTGTAACAGGTTGCTGGTCACATGTTACATGGCCTCAGAGAATTCCAGCCAGGAGACTAAACAAAGGGCTTCACAGgtacttttacattatttttatttcgaaagACTGTATGAGTAAATGATAATATGCAGTTGACGGGGTTACCTCTATTTTGTATGAATGATAAAAGCACTATTAAAGCACAGCGGGTATTCTTCTTCTTTAGTATAAAACTTACCCCAgattttaaatcaatgggtctcattatcattttattaatgttgCCTTTTTTAAGTTGTACCTGTcacttaatatatattttttcttggttTTAGCTTGCCAGTGAAATCGGTAGTTATCACTTTCCGATAGTGATCGACGCGGCAGTGAGCGCTGTCATCGGTATATTTACAGCGGCCACGGGTTTCGTACCCAAATTCAGAACTAATGGCGGCTGTCCACGACAAAATCTTGCTTTGCAAAATATACAGGTAAGTTACTTGCGATATTATATTAACACAGAGAAGATATCACTTAtgtaatagggtattacatgcatttttgaaatatatcttaaataaattctttagtcttaatatatctctaaaaaattaaaaatatttttttttctcacgttatgtacgaatataaattaattgttttatcataatttcaaatttcgcgcgtatttcgcgaaaacgcggcacacaacggacgccatgattgttttttggtcatgacgtcattacgttagtaaacaaactacagctgtcagtaatacatattttgatatgtattgaaaattttaataatgagtaattatgctccgtatcgttggtgtgttgtttctgaatgtgagaacactagtgtaaaaacaccagacaaattatggattcaagtaccagtggatataaatatgagaaacacttggttaaaagttgtttactaccgtaatgacgtcataagcatggcggcgacatttcgtagtgttcaaagacagataaaaaaacctaaaaactttaaactgcaataaaaaatatatttatgtaccttacgaagtgaaactaacatttcccgattgcttttcctctaaacaatcattgtaatacacttttaatttttttctcatctagactaaaataccctattaagAATAGACGTAAAGACCGGAAAGGAAACATATATTTACAATgctattattttaagtattctTTTTTAAATGAGTTAATTCAAAAATGCTCCCAAAACCCAACCTTCCGGTCCTACCGGAGTCCTTTTGTACCAGGGTGGCAgccggtaactctttcgaacaatcccatcGCTTCGACCTTTTAGGTCTTCTATGAAGAATATAAGAACATTCTACAAAATCTCTTTATGTAACACAGGCTCGTCTCCGCATGGTTCTATCGTACTTATTCGCACAACTGATGCTGTGGGTTCGCGGGCGGCCGGGCGGGCTACTGGTGCTCGGGTCTTCCAACGTGGACGAAGCATTGCGAGGTTATATGACGAAATACGACTGCTCTAGCGCCGATGTTAACCCCATTGGTGGTATTTCGAAGACTGATCTGAAATCGTTCCTGCAGTATGCTAAGAATAGGTAAGAGGAGAAAAAATGTAGTCGCTGTAGtattttgttcatacatttGGTCAGTAGCGCAGACACAAGGCAACCCTAAGGGGGTTGTATTTGATGTGAGTTGCAGTAATAATTGAAAGATGTTGGCTATTCAACAAACTCATTTTTCAAACTACATATATTTCAGCACCCTATCCTTTTGTGTTAACTGATTTCTTAATCCTGACTACACTTTGGAGCCTGACAAAGGCACCAATACTTATAACTCTTCTCATATTGCAGGTTCTTCCTACCGTCTCTCTCAGAGATCCTCCAAGCGCCACCCACAGCTGAGCTCGAGCCTCTCACCGACGGTCAGATCACACAAACAGACGAACAAGACATGGGCATGACGTACGCCGAACTGTCAGAGTTCGGCAGACTCAGGAAAACTCAGCACTGTGGACCTTTCAGCATGTTCCATAAGCTGGTACATACTTGGAGCGATAAGTGTACGCCGCAGGAGGTGAAtatcatttatgtatttatttattccgaTTGGAGTgttcttttgtttcaataatgggtataaaataaaaattgtggtgatttgtttttatttttatgctagACGAACTACTTAATCATAGTCTCTATTGTTCCTTTCACATGGATGTTCATAGACACCAGTCCGACATACAGGAGGGCTTTACTCGAATAAACCAGATTCTATTGTCGCGATAGTTCTtactaaaatgatttttatttcccAGGTGGCCGAGAAAGTAAAGCACTTCTTCCGTTGCTACGCGATCAATCGTCACAAGATGACGGTCCTAACTCCTTCGTACCACGCCGAGACATACAGTCCCGATGACAATCGCTTCGACCATAGACCGTTCTTGTACAGGGTACATTGGAACTGGCAGTTCAAAGCTATCGATGACGCTGTAAGTTTAAAGAAGGAACAGTCGTAGTGGCCAATCAGCATCCATGTTTTTGTATTGTCACTATTGTCAGTTTGTTTTTGCAATGCGTATTTTTTAGCTACCTGCTACCTgatgtagtatttttttgttaaataaaatcttctttTGTAACAGCAAAATGCCTGGTAAATTGCTTAGTATTATTATACAAGCTAGAAGTAAATAAACGCTTATGCTGACTGCACAGACGCATGttatattacataatttttgttttcaataaacattttgctatagcttattaaaatcattttgctataaataatacaatatgcATGATGCTACTTCCGTCTCTAGTCAGTGTTGTGCTTTATTATAGATCAGTTTGACattgtatgtacctaattattttttttatcaggtGGCACAAATGTCCAAAGACAAGCGAGGATCGAACGATCGTCCTCAAGAAGCTAAACTGAGCAGCGCATCAACTTCTAACGTGAACTCACACTTCATGCGAGGCGATAGGAAAGGTGTTCTTATATAGtcattttaattgatttcaTTATAACAGCACCCTAATtacgtaaattattaaaaaaaatctcacttAAAGTCCGTGTCTACAATTTTGACAGTTCACTGACGTAATAAACGTCAGTATAAGAAATAACAAAGTTGAAATGTATTCCTAGAAATGGCAATTGTTTCTGCCTAATTTACGGAATCGGGGTGTTGCTAGATAGGTGGAACTATATTATGATATATGCTGATGTTGCCTTGGTATTTATTGTAGGTAGCTTAGCTCAAATATGTAGTGAAGTAGATCGAACTTCCCTTTGAAAGTAGGGTTGTAAACTCTTATGCCATTAGACAAATAGCTAATATGCTTGTTATGCTTCAAATGTctacctaatattaaaatatatatttatgtattattgtaaataaaaaagccACAGCAAAATTTTTAACATAACTGTATCGGTTGCTTCGAAATAGTTTCCTAATCGTAGTTATAATGATGaattaatacatatttgaaaatCTGTGCGttgctttacaaaaaaaaacaataactagctttaaaacaatatagattttatttgcTAACTATGAATAATAACGACCAAATTATATGCCTTATTCTATTTCCATACCTAGAATATCTTTGCGATAAATCtgttttctttgataaaattgaacaaaatatgTGCCTTATTTACTGAAGCAAACACTATTCAGTTCCATTAAAATGTGACGATTTAAGAATTATttgataatcattattttttatgacgagcttattttttaaataattattttaacacataACGAAGAACACAAACTAGTGTAGATGGCTTAGCCGCATAAGTAGTTATTAAGGGTATTGTTTTCCGATGAATTTACGTACAAATAATTGTTAGTGTATTTAATATTGCTACAATAAATTGCTGTTAAAATGAATTATTGTTCTTTCATTCGGTGAAGGATAAAGCTCGAATGTTGCCAGTGTACAAGAGTCATTTGCTACCAAAGCTAAGAGGTGCTACGAAGCCAGTAGTAAGATCGAGAAACCGCTGTCAAGTATTGGTTTATTTCGGCTCACAAGTTTTATACATCCGTAAAGGCGTGCAACGTCGGAGCTCAACTAATAAGTGAAACggagtaagtacctaagtagatggttattatttgtatgtaaatacgCGTACAATATAGCCCAAGAACCAGTGACCGCCAGCCAATTGTATAAACACAGTTAAGTGTTTTTTATATCTTCCAAAGCTAGCGTTAACTAACTTGGTAGTAGTCTGCCATTCATACCAACTGTAAGGTATGCACACAAACAACCTTTATAAAAACGAAGGTGTGACAGTAGCTGCCTCTGgggtaaatattgttctacactTAATTAATTTGTCTTAATTGGCAGAGACTGCCAAATTAGCCTGCCAACTACTTTTTTTCTTAACTATAGAGTTAAGTCAATTACTAACCACGTTTGAAGCAATGGCTATATACGAGAGTTCAGGGAGTAGGCAtttgttttcttaatatttgCGCGACATGGTAAAATTGATCCAAGAATCCTGAGTCCAATTTgtttttagattaattaataaaaacaatattttgttataagcGCCGTGGGAGAAAGGCAATAAAAGGAACAGTCTCAAATTGatagtacttaaatatttatttgaccaCAGGTGGAGCTACAATTCaaaatttgaattaattttcagcaaattataattttgtgaatttttaTGTAGAAGTAATCATTCTCTTGCTGCTGCTTATTTTCCTATCCCCATGCTGAAACagagtaaataatgtttttaataattatgctaCAACATCATAAGGTTAAATAGGTCCTTATATCTATCGGTACATTTCATACAATAAAGGCCGCTTCGCGCTGTTTAGTGACATCTCAAAATTAGCTGAACGGTTTTTATGACGTATTCAGTTAAGGATTcttcaaaagtttaaaaattttaatttcttatgTAAGCttgcgatcgttagcttttaaatatattttaattagatagCCATCTAGTTAGACGTTTCAAGGCTTACAAAATGTGATAACCAgcttttaaaattgtagtaaaaTAAAGTAAGTTTACTTACTTTGGAGGAAACCCCCGGCGACTTTGATAGGGGTTTCGAAAAGCGTCTTTCCAAATTCTTCGCCCTTGGTGATGAGGTCCACGAAAATGTTtgctgaaattattattttttgttcatattaGTGTAGGAGTCACCTGCCTATCCTTTTCCAAATATATTTGGGGTAGGCATCCAGTGTGACCGCATGTAGCTAAGTAAAAGTGATTTACATGGAGGGACTGTCTATCCGAATACAGAGTTAACGTTGTCTTGTTCGTTTGATACTTAGCTATGAGCTCCTTAAGTGTATTAGAGCTACAGTTGTGCAGCTTGTTGAAAATATGTTGGACTGGTGCTGCCTATGGCAAGTCTCAATCATAATGGACAAGGAATAGGGCACAGTCAGTCAGGTAGACACAAATATGGATTAGGCGTTTCGTATTATGTAGATCCCTTTTTAAGGTAGCCCGGTTAATGcttaaaacattataatattatggacTGTCAGAGTAGCTGGTCATAGTACATATGTAGATTTAATCCTAAGTTATagtaagtattaattttataacttactTACAATTTGGTTGAGGATCTGTCGCTGGAGTAGTTGCTGCGCCTGCATCTACGAAGAAGTAAATGCATTTAGGACGtagttcatattttatgttgtttgagGAAGTTGTTCCATGTCACgcttatgtacctattaaactGCAGATTATACTTAATGTTATATGCAGGCACCTATAAAATTCATTTAGTTTAGAATCTTCGATTTCACGGCTGATATTCAAACCTGCACTGACTCTTGCGACTTTTATTAGTATGACTAGTTAGCTAGAcaaccgcgtcccgtgggaacttatgtacaaaaaatatcctGCAGCCTTCCTCAATTAGTTTGGTATCTAACggctatttttaatattcaatctatctgttaatttgcttactagagatataattttggCATTAACCACATACAAGTAACGTCATATTCCTATCTCCAATACCTAAGCTCGACAGCAAGTAGACAGATTATTGGGAACGGCATAACACTGCAATACTCTAGGGAGATATTAAGATTACTTACCAGGGGCTGCAGGAGCTGCGGGTGCTGTAGGGGCGGTAGGGGCTGCAGGGGTGGCTGCAGGCGCCGCGGGTGCAGCTGGGGTTGCtgtaataaatacatagataaataaataaaaaatacattaatacatAGGCTGCTAAAACATCATTCCTTGATAGAATGTGTCGATAAAGGTCAATATTCTGTTACTGAATGCCTAGATGTTACACATGTTAGCGGAATTACCGCATCCCGGGGAAACTTAATACAGTAgccggataaaacatagccaaGCCGATGGTGTAGCTTCCTAATAGTGGaggaattattcaaatcagttcagtagttcaaGAGCCTATATTATTCCATTCATACGCAGAAACATACACTCAaagctttcctctttatatattagtatagaagtatagataattTTAGCTGCACATAGAATAGATATAAACTTAGGTATCTACAGGTCGTAGGTTGAACTACAGAATATTAGATAGCCACTTAACAAGAACGAAGGGAATGAATGCATTTAAATTCCTAAACGTATGACTTTGTCCCGTTCCTATAAATTACGCGTTGtgaatataaaactatttttgtcTAAGAATAAATGAATAGAAACCTCACTACCGAATAtgaattttgaaagaaaatacctTACATAACACATTATGTCAAGATATTGTTTTCTTGaaaatttatgaaatattaacgTTGCACGTTTACACAAATCAGTTAAaatctatttaataaattaaaattatcttactGGCACCAGCGGGTGTAGTCGCCGCGGCAGCTGGGTCATCAGCCGGCCTGGCATGctatatacaaacaaaatacattaaatatttttcattagcTAATAATATGCCTATTAACATACTGTCAGGATCAAGTTCCTTACCACGCACACCAACACTGCACCAACGATAAGAAAAGCTAGCGCGCTCTTCATGTTTCTCAATATTAAATTTCCTTCACAAGTGAAACGATTCTAGTCCAATTGCGTACTAATTTGGCCAAAGAATAATCCGTGTTATATATGATGCCATAAGCTGAAGTAATACGTACACATTTGTTTAAATATGGATATACGGCAGTTTGGACAAAGGTTTTGGTAAATGGTATTCAAATGTTAAATTGTTTGTCATTACCTTCGACACTAAGTTTTGTGAAGGGATCACTCACTgtctgtttttagggttccacaGTGAACAAATCAATCTTCTTAAAAATACCATATTtctattttgaatttgtttttgtcACACCTTTCTTTTATCTGTGACTTGAGGCTTATAGAGATCTTGGTAGCAGTCACTCGGATTTAAGAAACATCAGTTCGAATAACATCAGAACAATGTTTAGGTCAATTTTTTAGTTTAAAGTCGaacaactaaaatataatacagAACCGTACGGCACGAGAGACTCGTCTCGCACTTAGGCGGTTTTTTCATTATTCGAGCCGTGTTCGCTAATTACGTATATTTAGCAAAATAAAGTTCAGTTCACGCTGTTTGTCACAATATGGAAATACTCCCGCGAGTCGTTTTCAATCGTACTGTGATTATTTACATACTAGTCGCAAAATACAAATAGGGAAATACCGAtggaagtaaaataaatagagaaTAATGATGATTTAAATTCGAGAAAAATCTTATGCggaaagtaaattatgtaagaCCCAGTAATATGATGCTCCTATTTCAGAGTTACCAATACACttagcacaaaaaaaaaactgcagcgtCCTTCTTAATCAAACTACAGGTAGATGTGTCAGTTTTCTAGACATGATCAAAACTGCTTATAAAAGTTACTAAAAGTATTGCTACAAAAACATCTATTATGAACCCATCTTATGTTCAGGAAGGTAGCTTGTTAGATGCGTCGTTCAATTTTACGCTTTTCAAACTATTCTTCACACGTCCGCATTAGTGACATCAACATAtctgaataaacaaaatactttagTTGTCTAGCAATTTGTATGAGAGAAATACCCAAAATTTACATAAGGTGAACATAACAAAGACAATGATCTAGAACATTCAggactgaaaaatatttatttccttgtAAGTAGTTAATCAACAAACAATTCTACGAGTAGTTTATTTCAGTTACATAACACATTTTGTACCTACAGTTTATATAGAAACGGATTGATTGACTTGAGTCCTAAATAAAAATCCTCTTTGAAATCCAAGAAAACATCCTAGATTTTAATTTCGTTAAGATGTGTTAAAGTAGGGAATAAAAcgatattgattattatttatttttttattctttgacGTCTTCTAAGAGTTAAACTCACAAttgaattttctattttattctagtaCATTATTTTCGTGAAACAGTAAacgtagattttttttacaggaaCCAAAATTCCTTCACTTTCTTTGGATCGAAATCAAACTCGGGGGGAGTTAAAGagacattttgaattttgtgCACTTCTCTTAAATTGGGAAAAGCTAGCTGAAGTTGAACTGTGATGTACACGAAGGTTGAAGCTGCAATTTTCAGCACCAAACCAGTGTTGAAAGAGAACATGCCGTATACTGATACACGGGCATCGCGAACTTCCAAAAGGTTCAATATGTCTTTCGTCAGTTTTAAAATCTCcactgaaaaaaaatagaacattaaaatacattattat
This window encodes:
- the LOC110371790 gene encoding glutamine-dependent NAD(+) synthetase: MGRKVTVAVTTLNQWALDFEGNMNRILQSIQEAKEMGALYRTGPELEVCGYSCEDHFYEPDTYLHSWQVLAELLKSPTCKDMLIDVGMPVQHRNVLYNCRVAFLNKKILLIRPKMLLCEDGNYRETRWFSPWTKERQTEEYYLPRMISAITNQSTVPIGDAVIATKDTCIGFEICEELWNPQSRHIPLSLDGVEIIANGSGSYMELRKAYVTVDLVKSATFKSGGAYLFSNLRGCDGQRIYFNGCSCVAVNGEIVSRGLQFALHDVEVVTATIDLEDIRSYRTQIRSRSHLAASNPPFPRITVDFALSDDDDVYLTTSPPIQWQYLTPEEEIELGPACWLWDYLRRSGQGGFFLPLSGGVDSTSTACIVFSMCTQICDAIQKGESQVLYDVRKILCQSDYTPSDPMELCNRLLVTCYMASENSSQETKQRASQLASEIGSYHFPIVIDAAVSAVIGIFTAATGFVPKFRTNGGCPRQNLALQNIQARLRMVLSYLFAQLMLWVRGRPGGLLVLGSSNVDEALRGYMTKYDCSSADVNPIGGISKTDLKSFLQYAKNRFFLPSLSEILQAPPTAELEPLTDGQITQTDEQDMGMTYAELSEFGRLRKTQHCGPFSMFHKLVHTWSDKCTPQEVAEKVKHFFRCYAINRHKMTVLTPSYHAETYSPDDNRFDHRPFLYRVHWNWQFKAIDDAVAQMSKDKRGSNDRPQEAKLSSASTSNVNSHFMRGDRKGVLI
- the LOC110371835 gene encoding male-specific opa-containing protein-like isoform X1, whose protein sequence is MKSALAFLIVGAVLVCVHARPADDPAAAATTPAGATTPAAPAAPAATPAAPTAPTAPAAPAAPDAGAATTPATDPQPNCNKHFRGPHHQGRRIWKDAFRNPYQSRRGFPPNMGIGK
- the LOC110371835 gene encoding uncharacterized protein LOC110371835 isoform X2; translation: MKSALAFLIVGAVLVCVHARPADDPAAAATTPAGATTPAAPAAPAATPAAPTAPTAPAAPAAPDAGAATTPATDPQPNSNIFVDLITKGEEFGKTLFETPIKVAGGFLQTWG